Within the Gordonia westfalica genome, the region CGCCTACCGGGATTCGTTCCCGCCCGCCGCGACGTACGCACACGTTCCCGCATGCGTGCTCCGCGCCTATTCGCGACCGGGACCGGCCAGTCGCGTCGATCGATCCGCGCCGGCCGAGCCACCTGCTCAGGCACCCGAGAAGACAGCACACGGGAAGAAGACCGCCACACCCGTCCGCACGTAGCTTTGGTTCCACCGGAGGGCAAACCAGGCCCGGAGAATCCCAATTCAGAAGGTGGACATCATGATTCGAATCGCCAGCGCTCAACTGTGGGTACGTGACCAGGACGAGGCCCTGGAATTCTGGACGACGAAGGTCGGGATGGAGGTCCGCTCGGACGTCTCCCTGCCGGAGATGGGCGGATTCCGATGGCCACCGTCGGGCCTCCCGGACAGGATGACGTCTCCATCGTGCTGATGGACATCCCCGGCCCGCCCGCCTTCGAGGCCGCGATCTCGGAGGAGATCCACAGCCTGATGTCCAATGGGTTCGCGGCGACCGTCTTCCTCACCACCGACGACTGCCGGGCCGATTACGAGGCACTGTCCGCGCGCGGCGTCGAGTTCACCGAGAAGCCCGAGGAGCGGCCGTACGGGATCGATGCCGGTTTCCGCGATCCGTCGGGCAACAGCATCCGCCTGACGCAGATGGCCGAGATTCTGGCGTAGGTCGCCGAGAGCCCCTGTCGCGCCGCCGGTCGTGGGCGACAATGCTCCTATGAGCCGTTTCCGATCAGGCCTCGCCGCCGTCGCGACCGCGTGTGCCGCGGCCTGCGTGCTGCTCGCCCCGGGCACCGCGCAGGCCGCGCCGTTCCCCGTCACCACCGACGCGAACCAGGCCATCGCCGACCACTATCTGAGCCCCGCATCCGAATCTCCCGCCGGAAGCAATCATTTCGACTGCCGCGATCGAGAGGGACGCGATCCCGTGGTCTTGCTGCACGCCACCGCGATGAACCAGAGCGCCAACTGGGCGTACCTCGCCCCGACCCTCGCCAACGCCGGCTACTGCGTCTTCAGCCTGACCTATGGCCAGGCGTCGTGGAGCGGGAACACCGGCGGCCTCGGCAACAAGGAGCGGTCCGCGGCGAGTCAGGTCGCGCCCTTCATCGACAAGGTGCTCGCCGCCACCGATGCCACCAAGGTCGACCTCGTCGGACACAGCCAGGGCGGCGCGATCGCGCAGCTGGTGACCCAGCTCCCGGGCCGCGTCGCCCAGATCGACACCGTCGTCTCGCTGTCGGCGTCGCACCAGGGATACTCGCGCGTCGGCTCGATCACCGACCGACTCCCGGCGCGTGCCCCCGGCCAGAGCTACTGGGGTCCGCGGCACCCGTCGATCGACTACGTCAACTTCGCGACCCGATACGACGAGATCTCGACGCCGTACACGAACACCCTGATGACACCCGGCCCGAACGTCGTCAACACGCTGGTCCAGGACGTGTGCCCGGCGTCGAAGATCGGTCACGTCGGCATGGCGTACTCCCCGACCGTCGCCGCTCTCGTCCGCAACGCGCTCGACCCCGCCCACCGGGTGCCGGTGGTCTGCGGCCCCGACTACCCGTTCTGACGCCGCGACCGCGAAATCCCCAGTTCAAGGCACATTCGCGAGCCCCGATCAGCGCACGTGAGCGGAGGTGGCCCTTCCGCGCGGGGACCCGTCGAGGCGCACAGGCGGAGCCGGTTTTTGTTGCGGACGATGGACTCGCTAGACTCGTTTCCGCTGCCTCGCGTAGCACGCCGCCCTAGCTCAGTCGGTAGAGCAATTCACTCGTAATGAATAGGTCAGGGGTTCGATTCCCCTGGGCGGCTCCACCAGGATCGTGCGATTCAACCGCCGTTCGACGCTCCGCAGCAGGCGCGGATACAGCCTGTCTCCCCGTACTCACCGGGGCAATCGCCTACACCAAACGCTTAGCTACGCAAAGATAATTCAGTGCCAGGATTGTCCCATTACTCCAATCGGATGACACGCACGCAGCCCCTCGCTCCTTACACTCCATCCGACTGTAGGAGGTCAAGTTGGGGGCACGTCGGGGAGGAAAGCACCGGTCTCAACCGGCGCGGCCTGCCACATCTTCTCGTAGACACTCGCGCGCGACAGCCACATCGCTGGCGCTCAGCGCGTTGTCTCTCGGCACCGTCGTGCCGATCGCCGTCGCATCGACCAACGCCGCCGCCGTCGTCGAATCCCTCGTCGACCGCGACGTCGTCCGCGAAGCCACCCAGCACGACAACACCAGCGACATCTTCGCCGACCTGCCGGCCGGCACGATCATGGTCGTCACCCCGGGGACCGACGACACCACCCTGATCTCGCGCAATCTGCCGTACATCGGGCAGCGACAGTCCCTCATCATCAACTACCCCGAATCCTTCGGACCCGTCATCGCCGGCCGGTCGAACACGATCGCACCGTTCTCCCCGGGCTACGACGAGTCCAAAGAACATGCGATGAACCAGAACCTGGCCGTCATGGCCGCGTTCGCCGACATGGGCGAGGGCCGCCCGTTCGTCGTCTACACCGGCTATTCACAGGGCGCCGACGCGCTCGGCGATGCAGCCGAGAACCCGCGGACCTACGACAACGACTTCTTCGTGCCGGGCAAGGACATGGTCGTCCTGGTCTCCGACCCACGGAGTCCCTGGGGCATCAAGGCCTGGCTCGACACCATGCCGTGGCTCAAGCCGATCGTGGAAGCCGCGGGGATCGACCCCAACGGCGCTCGCGACCCGGAAGCCACCAAGATCAAGGTCGTGTCGGTGATCATCGTCGGCGACCCCGTCAGCAACTTCCAATGGGTGTCGTACCGGCCGATCGCTTCGCTCATCGTCAACGCGGCAGGCTTCCTCACCATCCACTCGGGTACCGGACCGCATACGTACGGCGAGGTCGAGCGTCTGGGTGATCCGAAGGAATACTCCAGCGGAACCACCACGTACCTCGTCTACGACGCCGCGCATCCCCTGGCGCTGCTGTTGGCGTCCGTCTACGACTCGCTCGGGATCACCTACGACAAGGACGATCTCGCTCGCTGGGATGCCTTGGCCGAGGCCTACTACCCGACCCAGGCACCGAACGCCGACACCGCCGCGGTGCCGGTCACGGCGGTCGGTTCGGTCAAGCAGGACCAGCCGGGCGACGGATACACCGTCACCGTTCCCTCCGAGGTCGCCACCGGCGCGGAGAAGCCCGAGGCTCCACCGGAGACCGGGGGGATCGTCCCGGTCGGCATCGTGCCGCCGACGGTCGACGACGACTCCGGGGTCCCCACGGACGATCGTGCACCGGCAGGCGACCGCGGCGAGGACGAGCCCGGCTCCGAAGATGCCGGCGACCAGCCCGATGGCTCCGAGAAGCCGGATTCCGAGGATTCGGGTTCGGGTTCGGGTTCGGAGAAACCGGACTCCGGCGACAGCGGACCCCGCGATTCCGCCTCGACCGACGGTGACGACTCACCCGGCGGCAGCTCCGGCTACGACCAGGAGAAGTCGGACTCTTCTGAAAAGAGTTCGGCCGGTGGGGATTCGACGGACCGAGAGGCCGCCTGATCCCCCACCGGCCGTGGGGCTAGCTGGAGCCGAACAGGTTTCCTAGGCTGCCGTTGCCCGAGTCTCCGCCCGTGTCGCCGGGTCCACCGTTGTCACCGCCGCCGTTGTCACCACCGCCGTTGTCGCCGCCCCCGTTGTCGCCACCGCCGTTGTCGCCACCGCCGTTATCGCCACCGCCGGTGTCACCGCCGCCGTTGTCGGCGCCGCCCGGGTTGTCAGCAGGCTTGCCGGTGCCGGTCACCTTGTAGACCTGCGCGAGACCGTTGATAGTCCACCCGAGGATCGGATCGGGCGTCGTACATTCCTGGTAGATCGCATACGACGTGTCGGTCCGGTTCGAGACCCACGTGCCGGTCGACGAGAGGTCTTTGGCGATGGTCTGCCCGTTCCACACGATCTTGAGTGCGCCTTCAGCCGCCTGATCGCGGGCGTTGTCGAGCACCGAGGATTCGATACCGGCGCCGATGAGCGCGTTGACGCTGGCGGCGCGGAGATTCAGCTGAGTCTCCTTGCTCGCGTCGTGGACGGAGATCCAGCATGTCGCCGTCTTCGACGTCTCGTTCTGCACCGTGACGGTCAGAGTTCCATTGCTGAGAGACTGCGTGTGGGGGTATGAAGCCGGCAGAAGCAGTGCTGCCGACGCCTCGCCACTCCCGGTGAATGCCACCGCGGCACCAGCCGCCACTCCGATTCCTGTCAGTGCCAAACGCGAAAACCGCATGTTTTCCCCTCCGTAAATGTGTTTCATTGCCCGACAACCTGTGTCGCGGGTGCGCCCGACGAATCGACGACGTCGGGGATCAAGAGTTCTGACTTCGTCCGGGCACAACGATGCACCCAGAGCAGCAACGTGATTCGACGCCGGCGCGGCACGCGCCTACGGCTCGATCACCTCATACTCGCCACGAGTACGCGTGTGGCGGCGGGGACTATCCGAGCAGTCCGCCGAACAGACCGCCGAGGCTGCCGTTGCCCGAATCGTCCGGCGAATCCGGGGACTTACCGGTACCGGTCACGGTGTAGACCTGCGCGACACCGTTCACGGTCAATCCCAGAAGCGGGTCAGGTGAGGTGCACTCCTGGTAGATCGTGTACGACGTGTCGGTCCGACCGGACTTCCACGTCGCGGTGGCCGAGCCGTCCTTCGAGATCGACTTGTT harbors:
- a CDS encoding esterase/lipase family protein, with the translated sequence MSRFRSGLAAVATACAAACVLLAPGTAQAAPFPVTTDANQAIADHYLSPASESPAGSNHFDCRDREGRDPVVLLHATAMNQSANWAYLAPTLANAGYCVFSLTYGQASWSGNTGGLGNKERSAASQVAPFIDKVLAATDATKVDLVGHSQGGAIAQLVTQLPGRVAQIDTVVSLSASHQGYSRVGSITDRLPARAPGQSYWGPRHPSIDYVNFATRYDEISTPYTNTLMTPGPNVVNTLVQDVCPASKIGHVGMAYSPTVAALVRNALDPAHRVPVVCGPDYPF